One genomic segment of Amycolatopsis granulosa includes these proteins:
- a CDS encoding cation:proton antiporter codes for MDHTALSLIELGAVFFALGVLGRLAGKIGMSPIPLYLLGGLAFGQGGLVPLPDIGGFTHLASEIGVVLLLLLLGLEYSAAELFTGLKRSWMAGLLDIVLNAAPGAAVALLLGWGPIGAIVMAGVTYISSSGIIAKVLGDLGRLGNRETPVVLSILVFEDLAMALYLPILTALLGGVSFFGGLEAVGISLLVITVVLVIALRYGRYVSAIVDSDDREVFLLKVLGAALLVAGLASAMQVSAAVGAFLLGIAVSGSTAHNATRLLEPLRDLFAAVFFVVFGLNTSPASIPPVLGWAVLLAVVTTLTKVATGWWAARRQGVGKLGRARAGAALVARGEFSIVIAGLAVSAGAVVGELAALATAYVLLMAVFGPITARVVEPLARGLQRRRGHGHEPATSSVS; via the coding sequence TTGGACCACACCGCACTGTCCCTGATCGAACTCGGTGCCGTCTTCTTCGCGCTCGGCGTCCTCGGACGCCTGGCCGGCAAGATCGGCATGTCTCCCATCCCGCTCTACCTGCTGGGCGGCCTCGCCTTCGGGCAGGGCGGCCTCGTCCCGCTGCCGGACATCGGCGGCTTCACGCACCTGGCCAGCGAGATCGGCGTCGTGCTGCTGCTGTTGCTGCTGGGGCTGGAGTACTCCGCGGCGGAACTGTTCACCGGGCTGAAACGCTCGTGGATGGCCGGCCTGCTGGACATCGTGCTCAACGCCGCGCCCGGCGCCGCGGTGGCCCTGCTGCTCGGGTGGGGCCCGATCGGCGCGATCGTGATGGCCGGCGTCACCTACATCTCCTCGTCGGGGATCATCGCGAAGGTGCTCGGCGACCTGGGCCGGCTCGGTAACCGGGAAACGCCGGTGGTGCTGTCGATCCTGGTGTTCGAGGACCTGGCGATGGCGCTGTACCTGCCGATCCTCACCGCGCTGCTGGGCGGGGTGAGCTTCTTCGGCGGCCTGGAGGCCGTCGGCATCTCACTGCTGGTGATCACCGTGGTCCTGGTGATCGCCCTGCGCTACGGCCGGTACGTGTCGGCGATCGTCGACTCCGACGATCGGGAGGTGTTCCTGCTCAAGGTGCTCGGCGCGGCGCTGCTGGTCGCCGGGCTGGCCTCGGCCATGCAGGTGTCCGCGGCGGTGGGCGCGTTCCTGCTCGGCATCGCGGTGTCGGGCTCGACGGCGCACAACGCGACGCGGTTGCTGGAGCCGCTGCGCGACCTGTTCGCGGCGGTGTTCTTCGTGGTGTTCGGGCTCAACACCAGCCCGGCGTCGATCCCGCCGGTGCTCGGCTGGGCGGTGCTGCTGGCCGTGGTGACGACGCTGACGAAGGTCGCGACCGGCTGGTGGGCCGCGCGCCGGCAGGGTGTGGGCAAGCTGGGCCGCGCCCGGGCCGGTGCGGCGCTGGTGGCGCGCGGCGAGTTCTCGATCGTCATCGCGGGACTGGCCGTCTCGGCCGGGGCGGTGGTGGGCGAGCTGGCCGCGCTGGCCACCGCGTACGTGTTGCTCATGGCGGTCTTCGGGCCGATCACCGCCCGGGTGGTCGAGCCCCTGGCGCGGGGCCTCCAGCGGCGCCGCGGGCACGGTCACGAACCAGCCACGTCGAGCGTGAGCTGA
- a CDS encoding arsenate reductase family protein translates to MEIWVNPRCSKCRSALSILDEAGVSYQVRRYLDEPPTVTELDAVLQRLGLDPWDIARLQEPEAAELGIRDWPRDAANRDRWLTALAEHPALIQRPIITADDGTTVVGRSEDAVRSVLP, encoded by the coding sequence ATGGAGATCTGGGTCAACCCGCGGTGCTCGAAGTGCCGCTCGGCGCTGTCCATCCTGGACGAGGCGGGGGTGTCCTACCAGGTGCGGCGCTACCTGGACGAGCCGCCGACGGTGACCGAACTGGACGCGGTGCTCCAGCGTCTGGGCCTGGACCCGTGGGACATCGCGCGCCTGCAGGAGCCGGAGGCGGCCGAGCTCGGGATCAGGGACTGGCCCCGCGACGCGGCGAACCGGGACCGCTGGCTCACGGCGCTGGCGGAGCACCCCGCACTGATCCAGCGCCCCATCATCACCGCGGACGACGGCACCACCGTCGTCGGCCGCTCGGAGGACGCGGTGCGCTCGGTCCTGCCCTGA
- the recQ gene encoding DNA helicase RecQ, giving the protein MASADTVPVSDALQVLRRVFGYDSFRGDQEAIVEHVIGGGDAVVLMPTGGGKSLCYQIPSLVRAGTGVVISPLIALMQDQVDALLAVGVRAGFLNSSQDYEQRREVEAAFVAGELDLLYLAPERLSMESTRTLLDRGEVALFAIDEAHCVSQWGHDFRPDYLGLSELHERWPDVPRIALTATATKATHAEIVSRLNLAQARQFVASFDRPNIQYRIVPKAEPKKQLLDLIRSEHPGDAGIVYCLSRNSVEKTAEFLVANGISAVPYHAGLDGRTRARNQARFLREDGLIVVATIAFGMGIDKPDVRFVAHLDLPKSVEGYYQETGRAGRDGLPSTAWLAYGLADVVQQRRMIQTSEGDDAHRRRLSQHLDAMLALCETVECRRAQLLNYFGQPGKPCGNCDTCLTPPESWDGTIAAQKLLSTVYRLQHERGQKFGAGQIIDILLGKQTPKVAQHRHDQLTVFGVGTELSESEWRGVVRQLLAQGLLAVEGDYGTLLLTEASGEVLGRRREVRMRREPQRAARAAAAAKRKPAAELPADARPVFERLRAWRSEEAKNQGVPAYIVFSDSTLRQIATEQPSTLDELAGVSGVGENKLARYGEQVLATLAEGA; this is encoded by the coding sequence GTGGCTTCCGCTGACACCGTCCCGGTGAGTGACGCCCTGCAGGTCCTGCGGCGCGTCTTCGGTTACGACTCCTTCCGCGGTGACCAGGAAGCGATCGTCGAGCACGTGATCGGCGGCGGCGACGCGGTCGTGCTGATGCCGACCGGCGGCGGGAAGTCCCTGTGCTACCAGATCCCGTCGCTGGTCCGCGCGGGCACCGGTGTGGTGATCTCGCCGTTGATCGCGCTGATGCAGGACCAGGTGGACGCGCTGCTGGCCGTCGGGGTGCGGGCCGGGTTCCTCAACTCCTCCCAGGATTACGAGCAGCGCCGCGAGGTCGAGGCGGCGTTCGTCGCGGGTGAGCTGGATCTGCTGTACCTGGCGCCGGAACGGCTGTCCATGGAGTCGACGCGCACGTTGCTGGACCGCGGTGAGGTCGCGCTGTTCGCCATCGACGAGGCGCACTGCGTGTCCCAGTGGGGCCACGACTTCCGGCCCGACTACCTGGGCCTGTCGGAGCTGCACGAGCGCTGGCCGGACGTGCCGCGCATCGCGCTGACCGCCACCGCCACCAAGGCCACGCACGCCGAGATCGTCTCCCGGCTGAACCTCGCCCAGGCGCGCCAGTTCGTGGCGAGCTTCGACCGGCCCAACATCCAGTACCGCATCGTGCCCAAGGCCGAGCCGAAGAAGCAGCTGCTCGACCTGATCCGCAGCGAGCACCCCGGCGACGCGGGCATCGTGTACTGCCTGTCCCGCAACTCCGTGGAAAAGACGGCGGAGTTCCTGGTGGCCAACGGGATCAGCGCCGTGCCGTACCACGCGGGCCTGGACGGCCGCACCAGGGCGCGCAACCAGGCGCGGTTCCTGCGTGAGGACGGGCTGATCGTGGTCGCGACGATCGCGTTCGGGATGGGTATCGACAAGCCGGACGTGCGCTTCGTCGCGCACCTGGACCTGCCCAAGTCCGTCGAGGGTTACTACCAGGAGACCGGTCGTGCGGGCCGTGACGGGCTGCCCTCCACGGCGTGGCTGGCCTACGGGCTGGCCGACGTCGTGCAGCAGCGCCGGATGATCCAGACCTCCGAGGGCGACGACGCGCACCGCCGGCGGCTGTCCCAGCACCTGGACGCGATGCTGGCCCTGTGCGAGACGGTCGAGTGCCGCCGGGCGCAGCTGCTCAACTACTTCGGCCAGCCCGGGAAGCCGTGCGGCAACTGCGACACCTGCCTGACGCCGCCGGAGTCGTGGGACGGCACGATCGCGGCGCAGAAGCTGCTGTCCACCGTCTACCGCCTGCAGCACGAGCGTGGCCAGAAGTTCGGCGCCGGGCAGATCATCGACATCCTGCTCGGCAAGCAGACGCCGAAGGTGGCGCAGCACCGGCACGACCAGCTGACCGTGTTCGGGGTCGGCACGGAACTGTCCGAAAGCGAGTGGCGCGGCGTGGTGCGGCAGCTGCTCGCCCAGGGTTTGCTCGCGGTCGAGGGCGACTACGGGACACTGCTGCTGACCGAGGCCAGCGGGGAGGTGCTGGGGCGGCGCCGGGAGGTGCGGATGCGCCGCGAACCCCAGCGTGCCGCCCGGGCCGCGGCGGCGGCGAAACGCAAACCGGCGGCCGAGCTGCCGGCGGACGCGCGCCCGGTGTTCGAGCGGCTGCGGGCCTGGCGGTCCGAGGAGGCCAAGAACCAGGGCGTGCCCGCGTACATCGTGTTCAGCGACTCCACCCTGCGGCAGATCGCCACCGAACAGCCGTCTACTTTGGACGAGCTGGCCGGGGTGAGCGGCGTGGGGGAGAACAAGCTCGCGCGGTACGGCGAGCAGGTACTGGCGACGTTGGCGGAAGGTGCATGA
- a CDS encoding pseudouridine synthase, giving the protein MTSEPEAEGVRLQKVLAKAGVASRRAAEDLIVQGRVSVDGAVVRELGRRVDPDRAVIHVDGTRVILREDLVHLALNKPRGVHTTMYDDQGRPCVGDYVRDRSERLFHVGRLDADTEGLLLLTNDGDLAHRLMHPSYHVPKTYLAEVDGKVPRGLGKELRAGIELEDGPVRVDAFRVKDSMGGRSLLEIVLHEGRKHIVRRLLAEVGFPVRKLVRTAIGDVQLGNGKPGTIRKLNRDEVGGLYRRVGL; this is encoded by the coding sequence ATGACATCTGAGCCCGAAGCCGAGGGCGTGCGCCTGCAGAAGGTGCTCGCCAAGGCCGGTGTGGCCTCCCGCCGCGCCGCCGAAGACCTGATCGTGCAGGGCCGCGTCAGCGTGGACGGCGCGGTCGTGCGCGAGCTGGGCCGCCGCGTGGACCCCGACCGCGCCGTGATCCACGTCGACGGCACCCGGGTCATCCTGCGCGAGGACCTGGTGCACCTGGCGCTGAACAAGCCCCGCGGCGTGCACACCACGATGTACGACGACCAGGGCCGCCCGTGCGTCGGTGACTACGTCCGAGACCGCAGCGAACGCCTCTTCCACGTCGGCCGCCTCGACGCCGACACCGAGGGCCTGCTGCTGCTCACCAACGACGGCGACCTCGCCCACCGGCTGATGCACCCGTCCTACCACGTGCCCAAGACCTACCTGGCCGAGGTCGACGGCAAGGTGCCGCGCGGCCTGGGCAAGGAGCTCAGGGCCGGCATCGAGCTGGAGGACGGTCCGGTCCGCGTCGACGCGTTCCGCGTCAAGGACAGCATGGGCGGCCGCAGCCTGCTGGAGATCGTGCTGCACGAGGGCCGCAAGCACATCGTGCGGCGTCTGCTGGCCGAGGTCGGCTTCCCGGTGCGCAAACTGGTGCGCACGGCGATCGGGGACGTCCAGCTGGGCAACGGCAAGCCGGGCACGATCCGCAAGCTCAACCGGGACGAGGTCGGCGGCCTCTACCGGCGGGTCGGCCTGTAG
- the scpB gene encoding SMC-Scp complex subunit ScpB: MNPEQEPGAEPEVPTTEPAVGDSRAPEVPVAAEPPAEEQPADEPDEDDELVAVGDGLPDLTEHSALAAALEALLLVVDSPVSEQALAGALNQPEARVTQTLQVMSAELAERRSGIDLRRAGEGWRLYTRDTYAPFVEKLLLDGQRAKLTRAALETLAVIAYRQPVTRSRVAAVRGVNVDGVIRTLVARGLIAESGADPETGGTLYVTTELFLERLGLSSLTDLPPIAPLLPEVDSIDDI; the protein is encoded by the coding sequence GTGAATCCCGAACAGGAGCCCGGGGCCGAGCCCGAGGTGCCGACGACGGAACCCGCGGTGGGCGATTCCCGCGCGCCGGAGGTGCCCGTCGCGGCGGAACCTCCCGCCGAGGAGCAGCCGGCGGACGAACCCGACGAGGACGACGAACTCGTCGCGGTGGGGGACGGGCTGCCGGACCTCACCGAGCACTCCGCGCTGGCCGCGGCACTGGAAGCCCTGCTGCTGGTCGTCGACTCGCCGGTGAGCGAACAGGCGCTGGCCGGTGCGCTGAACCAGCCCGAGGCACGCGTCACCCAGACGCTGCAGGTCATGTCGGCCGAGCTCGCCGAGCGCCGCAGCGGCATCGACCTGCGGCGGGCCGGCGAGGGGTGGCGCCTCTACACCCGCGACACCTACGCGCCGTTCGTCGAGAAGCTCCTGCTGGACGGGCAACGCGCCAAGCTCACCAGGGCCGCGCTGGAGACCCTGGCGGTGATCGCCTACCGGCAGCCGGTCACCCGCTCGCGCGTCGCGGCCGTCCGCGGTGTCAACGTCGACGGTGTGATCCGCACCCTGGTCGCCCGCGGGCTCATCGCGGAGAGCGGCGCCGACCCGGAGACGGGTGGCACCCTGTACGTGACGACCGAACTGTTCCTCGAGCGACTGGGGCTGTCGTCACTGACCGACCTGCCCCCGATCGCCCCCCTGTTGCCGGAAGTGGACTCCATCGATGACATCTGA